Proteins from a genomic interval of Ferrimicrobium sp.:
- the pheA gene encoding prephenate dehydratase, producing the protein MDESTPSCISYLGPAGTFTEEALIEFMGDRAYEGIARATIEEVLADVASGACEYGFVPIENSIEGTVTPTLDALIFRFRLQIYAEFILPVRQQLIAAQGTHLDKIETVYSYAHALAQVGRFLRERLPNAQLEHTNSTAEAVHLVAQTDSTTIAAIGPKRAAQLYGLDVLIADIDDHSANSTRFLLLNNDRIPQPTGNDKTSLVCFQVEDRPGSLLSILAEIASRGINLTKLESRPTKTGIGIYCFAIDLAGHIAEPRVQEVIGDLNRYLGHVKFLGSYPTFVNLEPRREPATTTDPLINELLAQIEPPDAS; encoded by the coding sequence ATGGATGAATCCACCCCATCGTGCATCTCTTATCTTGGGCCAGCCGGGACCTTCACGGAAGAGGCTCTGATCGAATTTATGGGCGATCGAGCCTATGAAGGCATAGCCCGGGCAACCATCGAAGAAGTCTTGGCCGACGTCGCGTCGGGCGCTTGCGAATACGGGTTCGTCCCCATCGAGAACTCGATCGAAGGTACGGTAACACCAACCCTTGACGCGCTCATCTTCCGTTTCCGACTCCAGATCTATGCCGAATTCATTCTGCCAGTGCGCCAGCAACTGATCGCTGCCCAAGGGACGCATCTCGACAAGATCGAAACCGTCTACTCCTATGCCCATGCGCTTGCTCAAGTCGGTCGCTTTCTCCGCGAACGGCTACCCAACGCCCAGCTTGAGCACACAAACTCCACAGCGGAGGCGGTTCACCTGGTTGCGCAAACCGACTCGACGACAATCGCTGCGATCGGACCCAAACGAGCCGCACAACTCTATGGCCTCGACGTCCTCATCGCTGACATCGATGACCACAGCGCCAACTCCACCCGCTTTCTGCTCCTGAACAACGATCGGATCCCTCAGCCAACCGGCAACGACAAAACGAGCCTCGTCTGCTTCCAGGTTGAGGATCGGCCTGGCTCCCTGCTCTCCATCCTCGCCGAGATCGCCTCACGAGGGATTAACTTAACCAAATTGGAGTCTCGACCCACAAAGACCGGCATAGGAATCTACTGCTTTGCCATTGACTTGGCTGGCCACATTGCCGAACCACGCGTCCAGGAGGTCATTGGTGACCTCAACCGTTACCTCGGTCATGTCAAGTTCCTAGGCTCGTACCCGACCTTCGTCAACCTCGAACCACGACGTGAACCAGCGACGACAACCGACCCACTGATTAACGAGCTGCTAGCTCAGATCGAACCCCCTGACGCCTCATAA
- the larB gene encoding nickel pincer cofactor biosynthesis protein LarB translates to MDENSNNRLRRGEYGWFDAGRRARIGLPEAIYAASKSDAALVEMIKFALEGSGPVLVTRFDPTRFELIAGLAPWLSFPTIEEGSDYVTLVTRPLAMNTTKRVGILAGGSSDRVMALEARAVLTALGVDSHLILDCGVSAIERTMVALDETRGVEVLIVLAGFEGALATIVASMVSVPVIGVPTSIGYGVAHGGETAMASMLASCAQGLMVMGIDNGFGAACAALRILGIR, encoded by the coding sequence GTGGATGAAAATTCGAATAATCGGCTGCGTCGAGGCGAATACGGTTGGTTCGATGCTGGCCGAAGGGCACGTATCGGGTTACCGGAGGCCATCTATGCTGCGAGCAAGAGTGATGCGGCACTTGTCGAGATGATCAAATTCGCGCTGGAGGGATCTGGTCCGGTGCTGGTGACCCGCTTTGACCCGACGCGTTTTGAACTCATTGCAGGGCTGGCACCTTGGCTCTCCTTTCCCACCATCGAAGAGGGGAGCGACTATGTGACTCTGGTGACGCGACCACTGGCGATGAACACAACTAAGCGAGTCGGCATCCTCGCTGGAGGCTCCTCAGACCGCGTGATGGCACTGGAGGCCCGAGCGGTGCTGACGGCACTCGGGGTCGATTCACACCTGATCCTCGACTGCGGAGTCTCCGCCATCGAGCGGACGATGGTTGCCCTTGATGAGACTCGTGGCGTTGAGGTTTTGATCGTGCTGGCGGGCTTCGAGGGAGCGTTGGCTACCATCGTGGCCTCGATGGTTTCGGTGCCTGTCATTGGCGTTCCAACGTCGATTGGCTATGGAGTGGCTCACGGTGGTGAGACAGCAATGGCATCGATGCTTGCCTCGTGTGCGCAAGGGCTGATGGTCATGGGCATCGACAACGGCTTCGGAGCCGCGTGTGCCGCGCTTCGCATCCTCGGGATACGTTGA